A stretch of the candidate division TA06 bacterium genome encodes the following:
- the tnpA gene encoding IS200/IS605 family transposase, whose product HPKYGPGAFVRLYKSITAKQLFQALPELRKELWGGEFWSDGYYVATVGVRGDWSVVERYIKQQGEDTQEEQLRMF is encoded by the coding sequence CATCCGAAGTATGGTCCCGGGGCATTTGTGCGATTATACAAGAGCATCACAGCGAAGCAGTTGTTTCAGGCGTTGCCGGAATTGAGAAAAGAGCTGTGGGGCGGAGAGTTCTGGAGTGACGGGTATTATGTAGCGACAGTCGGAGTCCGGGGCGACTGGAGCGTGGTGGAAAGATACATAAAGCAACAAGGTGAAGACACGCAAGAAGAGCAATTACGGATGTTCTAA